A stretch of DNA from Planococcus antarcticus DSM 14505:
TTTATCGGTATCTTTATTTTGGTATTCTTGGGTACGGGTGCAGCAGTCGTTTTGGGAGGTTACACAGGAGGAACGGACACAGGGTTTTTTGGAGTCCTTGCCATTGCATTTGCCTTTGGACTTTCAATAGTAGCAGGAGCTTATGCCATCGGCCACATTTCTGGATGCCACGTAAATCCGGCGGTTTCGCTGGCTGTGCTAATGTCTGGCAATCTGACTGTTAAAGAATTTGGGGGATATGTAATTGCGCAGGTTTTAGGGGCATTCGCAGGAAGCTCTGTTCTCGCCTTTGTCAACGCAAGTTCTACAAGTTTAGAAGGGTTTGGTGCAAACGGTTATGGAGAGTTGAGTGCAGTCGGATTAAATCTGACCGGAGCCCTTGTCGTTGAAGTGATTCTTACCTTTATATTTGTGTTGGCCATTTTGGGTGTGACCTCGAGCAAGGCAACCTCACACATGGGAGGAATTGTGAACGGTCTAACTTTGACGCTGGTCCATATTATTGGTATTCCACTGACCGGTACTTCTGTAAACCCGGCGCGAAGTTTGGCTCCAGCTATTTTTGCTGGCGGGGATGCACTTGCTCAAGTCTGGGTATTCATTGTTGCACCTCTTATAGGTGCAGCTCTTGCAGCTCTTGTTTTTAAAGCTTTCTTTGTTGTAAAAGAAGAGACCGGGATCGAGATAGCTGGAGAGTCCGATATAGATGCTGCCGGCAAGTAAAAAAAGACTGCTTCCTATTATAACAGGAGGCGGCCTTTTGCTGTTTATCCAGATGTGAAATTTGAGGCATTAGCCGTCTTCAATGCTCTTCCTCTGTCACAAATTCTTGATGAGGAAGATGATCTAAATATATATCTTGGCAATTCATCACAGGAGATTTCAGCTACCTCATTATCCAACCACTGAACGATTAGACCTAAAAAGGCAATGGCGGAAAAGGAAGATACATAGTCTTGAGTGACTGTCGTGTTGTTATAGAAGTGTTCGTTTTTGATCACTTTTTCCGAAAAAAAATCATTAAAAAAATGCTTGAGCCGATTAGGGCAAGCCAACTTGGTTGTTGCTACTCAAAAATCTTTAAAGAATTCTGCGTTCAGAAAGAAGAGTTCAATTTAAAAACTATATAAGTTTTACTAAAGAAATAGCTTTTTCACCTCGATAAGAGTAGATAAACGAAGAAATCGCTCCAGACGGACGTTTTTTCCGCGTATGAAGCGCTGAGCTCCACCACCTGCCAATCTTTATCTTTCTGCACAGCATCTTTGAATGACGAATCAGTAGGATATGAAGTAAATCAGCGGAGACTCCCAAGAGAGCAGCGGAAGCGACACGGGAAGAAATCTACTCGGGTGCACAGCCCGAGTTAGTTCGTCACAAGCTCTTGGCAGCTGTTTTATGGAATGTCCATAGCGAAATCGGTCCTACTATAAATAATTAGTTCAACATATAGCAAAGAAAATCCTACTTCTCTAAAAAATAAGAAGTTTTATTTTTCATCAAAATTTCACGAGAAGTAGAATTTTATAAACTACACGTCAATATTTTGCATACTAAAATTCATAAATAAAGTATATTTATACAACTTTAACTATGAAATTAGGATTATATGTAATATGATTAATTTGAACTATATAATTGAGAGGGAGATTTGAATATGGAAAAGGTGTTAAGATTCATTAAAGCTAAATGGAGATACATATTAGTAGCATTAATTGCTCTAATTATTGGTGGTAGCGTTGGTCCTTCTCAATCTGAAGTAGATGCATCTACAGACAACAATGAAAAACTGATTGAACAAATCAACGAACTGGAATCAACTAACGAAGAATCTTCTTTAAACATTAAAGAACTAGAAGCTAAAGTGAAAGAAGCAGAACCATTCTTCTTATTGAAAGAAGAAGAACGCAAAGAAAAAGCAGCAGAATTGAAGGAAAAAGAAGAGGAAGCTAAAGCTAAGAAAGAAGCGGAAGAAGCAGCGGCAAAAGCCAAAGCAGAAGCTGAAGCCAAAGCTAAAGCAGATGCAGAAGCTGAAGTTGCAGCCAAAGAAAAAGCAGAGGCGGAAGAAGAAGAAAGAGTTGGATATGATACGGGTATTACGTATGATCAATTGGCTAGAACGCCTGATGATTTCCTTTTTGAAAAAGTTAAATTCCATGGCACTGTTATTCAAGTAATGGAAGGTGACGGAACAACTCAAATCAGATTAGCTGTGAATGATGACTATGATAACATCCTTTTTGCAGAATTCGATTCCACAGTTGTAGATTCCCGAATCTTAGAAGATGATACGGTTACGATAAGAGGACTATCGACGGGACTAATTACTTACGAATCGACTATGGGCGGTTCAATTTCCATCCCGGGAATTTCTATTGAACAAATTGAACAATAGTAAACTTATGACTAAAAGTAAGATATGGCATACTTGAGCTTATAAATATCCCCGAATGATAACCACTTTTATAACAAGTGATTTCAATCGGGTTTTTTCTGTTTTGGCATTGGGAATTTAAAAAGATAAGGTAATCGACGGTATGCCGTTTCTGACAGGCATCGGCGTTGACAGCATGTATGAAAAGGTGTTGGCTGAAATCAAACGCGAGTAAAGAGTATTGTGAGACAATGCAAATTCCAATCCTTCGCCACACGTCTCAATCACATGCTGATACCAATGAAATGACAGCTTTTTCTTGCAGTTTAGCCCATCCTTGTGGTTGACATAGAAAAAGCCGTATTTTTTTATAGTCGTTCAGCCAGCTCAGCAGGTCGATGGCCGACTAGGCATAATAGCCTTTTAGGTTGATGAACTGATGTATTGCTTTTTATGATGACTTTCAAATGTTCTTCGATGTATTCAATGCACGGCACATCAAAGATAAAAAACTCTTCTTACATTAAAAAATTGTGAAGTGGAGTTCTTACTAATAAAACCATGAATTTATAAAAAAATTTAGAAGGGATTGCCACAATGCGTTGCTTGCGAATACACTTCTGACAATAACAAAAGAAGCTGATCTCTCACACGAGAGACCAGCTTCTTTACTTCTTATATTTATGCCTTTATTTTACCCATTCACCAATCAATTTTTTATTCTCTTCAACCCATTGTGCAGCTCCATCCAGAGGGTCTTCAGCACTTTCTACATAGTCAATAAGCTCGCCGATTTGTTCGTCATTCATCTTCCAATTTTTAAACCACTCGCTTACTTCAGGGTAGTCTTCTTCAAATCCTTGTCTTGTAGCATGGTGAATTTTTTCTGTGCCACCGAATGTATTTTGCGGATCTTCCAGAAATTTTAAGTCATATTTTGAGAATACCCAGTGTGGGCTCCAAAGCGGTGCCACGATGGGTTCTCCAGCTTTTACTGCTTCGCTGATTTCAGCTAGCATTGCAGATTCAGAACTTTGTAGCAGTTTAAATTCAAGATCATAGTTCTTGATTAATTGTTCTGTAACTTCCATCGTGCCTGCTCCAGGATCAAACCCAACAATTTTGCTGTCGAAAATTTCTTTATGATCATTTAAGTCTTCTACACTATTAACTTCTTCTACGTAACTTGGAACAACAAGTCCAACTTTTGCCTTGTCATACCAAGTAGCATCTGAGAAATTAACCGTATCTTGATACTCCGCCAAATAATTAGCATCCTGTACCGGTAACCATATTTCCAAACTGGCGTCTATATCGCCACTTTCCAATGCCTGCATCGTCACGCCCATGTTCAAAACATTCAACTTTACGTCATAACCTTTTTCTTCTAAAATTACTTTCCACATGTTTGTTACAGCAATATTTTCAGCCCAGTTAATTTGACCAATAGTTATTTCTTTATCACTTTCGGCTGCTTGGGTGCCTTGTTGTTCACTATTCGATTCTCCATCAGCGTTTCCGCATGCTGTGAGTACAGTAACGATAAGCATCGCTAAAATAAAACGAAATTCTTTTTTCCACTTGTTCATGTTGTAAAACTCCCCTTTGTAATAATACCTATTAATTAAAATGCATTAAAAAAATTAAATACATTAAAATTTTATTTAACTAAAAATCCGTGAAAAGCTCTTTCTTTTTACGAAAGAGTAGAACATTCACATAAAGAGGCAATCTGTAACTGCTTTTCTATAGACTGCCTGAAAACTTTAAGTCCACTTAATCTTGTGGTTCTTTTGGTAAGAATTCAAAGATCTTACCGCTTCTAATGCTTGCAACTAAGTGATCCAACCAGTGATAGTAGGTTTTAGATTCTTCTAATTGATCATAGTATTGTTTTGCTTCTGCAACAATTTCGGGTGTGCTGGTGGAGTCTTTTATAATATCGATAAACTCTTCTTGTGATTCCTCAATTGCTTCCATGTTCATTTTTACTTCCCGTTCCCACATCTGACAATAAAACACCATAAAAGAACGGAAGAAATCTTTCTCGGCTACATAAGTATGCTTCCTCGAACCGCGTGTAAATGTTTTTTTGACCATCTTTATTTCCTGAAGCTTTCGGACACCAGTACTCATACTCGGTTTGCTCATTTCGAGCTCTGTACGCATTTCATCAAGTGTCATTTGATCTTTGAAATACATAGTTGCATATAAATTTGCAGCAGCAGGCGTTACCCCATATAAATCCATAGTCTCTGCAATCGCGCCAATGACTTTATCTTTGGCTTCTTCTATTTTTATTCTGGATCTTTCACTAGAGTCACTCATAATGTCGCTCCTTTATCAATAAAGTAAATAGTATTAAAAAATACTTAAATCTTCTTAACAGACTTCATGTTAACCTGTTCAGTTTAAATGTCAAATGGAAAATCGGGTTTTCACCACTTGCAAATGTCTATAAACCAATAACCACAACTGTTTTAAGTGGTTTCACTTCTAAATTTATACATTGTGTTGCAACTAATTTTGACAGCCTTAAAAAGACGTGTTATGTTTTTTGTGTTAAATAAATTCTGAACTAACTTAATTAAATATAAAACTGGAGTTGATAGATTTGAATTTAAAATTACAACAATATATCAATGGTAAATGGGTGGGCGCAAAATCGGGGAGCAAACGAGACATTATTAATCCTTTTAATCAGGAAATTATTGCTGTTGTTCCAGAAGGTGATGAAACAGATGCAAAAGCAGCAATCTCTGCAGCAAGAGAGGCATTTGATAACGGAACATGGGCTTCAACACCAGCAACTGAGCGAGGGACTATTGTCAGGAAAATTGCTGAATTGATTGAAAGAGATAAGCTGGAACTTGCTGATTTAGAATCATTGGATACGGGCAAAACAACAGTAGAAAGCCGTGGAGACATGGATGATATCACTGGTGTGTTTCGCTATTATGCAGAACTTGCAGATAAAAATGGGGGAGAGTTGGTGGATTCTCCAGTGCCAAACTCCACTAGTAAAGTAGTTCACGAACCTGTGGGTGTTTGTGGGCAAATTACACCTTGGAATTATCCTTTACTGCAAGCATCCTGGAAACTGGCTCCAGCGCTAGTGACTGGAAATACGTTAGTCATGAAGCCAAGTGAAATTACACCACTTACTACTATAAAAGTGTTTGAACTGATGGAAGAGGCGGGAGTACCTGCTGGCGTTGTGAATCTAGTTCTTGGTGCAGGAGCTACAGTTGGTGCAGAGCTGTCCAGCAACACGGACGTAGATCTTATTTCTTTTACAGGCGGCCTTGCCACCGGGAAGAAAATTATGCAGGCAGCAAGCGTGAACGTGAAGAATCTCGCACTTGAGCTTGGTGGGAAAAACCCGAACATCATCTTTGCAGATGCTGATTTTGAAGTAGCAGTCGACCAAGCGCTGAACGGAGTATTTTTCCATGCAGGACAAATTTGCTCCGCTGGCACAAGACTAATTGTAGAAGAAAGCATTCACGATGAATTCGTTACCGCGCTTGTAGAACGAGTGAAGAAATTCAAGCTGGGAAGCGGATTTGACGAAAAGACTCAAATGGGTCCACTGATTTCTGCTGAACACCTAGCAAAAGTAGAAAAGTACGTAGAAGCAGGGATTGAAGAAGGTGCTACATTAGCGGTTGGCGGAAGACGTCCTGAAGATCCTGAATTACAAAAAGGCTTTTTCTATTTGCCTACTATTTTTACGGACTGCACAACAAACATGAAAATCGTTCAAGAAGAAGCTTTCGGTCCAATTCTCACAGTTGAGAAATTCCGTGCAGAAGAAGAAGCGGTAAAGCTTGCCAACGACTCAATATACGGACTTGCCGGTGGAGTTTGGACGAACGACATTGTAAAAGCTGAACGTTGTGCAACAAAAATGCGCATGGGTACTGTGTGGATCAATGAATTTAACCTTTACTTCCCGCACGCCCCGTGGGGCGGATTTAAGCAGTCAGGTTTTGGACGTGAACTTGGCAGACAAGGCCTAGAAGAATATACAGAAACAAAGCATATATTCCAAAATCTTAAACCAGCTTCTATTAATTGGTTCTAAGCCGTTAACCGGTGATCCATTCTTTAGAGAATCAGCAAGAGCAAAAGAATTCAAAATTTCTCGTAAAGTCGATTTTGATCTACCGATTTGGTTTAGATAAATGGGCTATCAAAACACAAATTACTAACTAAATTTGAAAAATGAAGAAGGGTTTTTGAGCAATGCTTTTCCTGTTGTCTAACTCCTTTCCTGTCAATTTCAACATTCAAGGAGGAACAGAAGATGAGTGAAACATATGATTTTATTATTGTTGGTGGAGGTAGTGCGGGTTCAGTGCTCGGCGATCGTCTAAGTGAAGATGGCACAAGAAATGTTCTGGTTTTAGAAGCGGGACGGAGTGATTATTCATGGGATTTATTGATTCAAATGCCGGCAGCTTTGCCATTTCCTGCAGGCAACAGTCTTTACGATTGGAAATATGAATCGGATC
This window harbors:
- a CDS encoding aquaporin — its product is MMRKYLAEFIGIFILVFLGTGAAVVLGGYTGGTDTGFFGVLAIAFAFGLSIVAGAYAIGHISGCHVNPAVSLAVLMSGNLTVKEFGGYVIAQVLGAFAGSSVLAFVNASSTSLEGFGANGYGELSAVGLNLTGALVVEVILTFIFVLAILGVTSSKATSHMGGIVNGLTLTLVHIIGIPLTGTSVNPARSLAPAIFAGGDALAQVWVFIVAPLIGAALAALVFKAFFVVKEETGIEIAGESDIDAAGK
- a CDS encoding TetR-like C-terminal domain-containing protein, with protein sequence MACPNRLKHFFNDFFSEKVIKNEHFYNNTTVTQDYVSSFSAIAFLGLIVQWLDNEVAEISCDELPRYIFRSSSSSRICDRGRALKTANASNFTSG
- a CDS encoding glycine betaine ABC transporter substrate-binding protein yields the protein MNKWKKEFRFILAMLIVTVLTACGNADGESNSEQQGTQAAESDKEITIGQINWAENIAVTNMWKVILEEKGYDVKLNVLNMGVTMQALESGDIDASLEIWLPVQDANYLAEYQDTVNFSDATWYDKAKVGLVVPSYVEEVNSVEDLNDHKEIFDSKIVGFDPGAGTMEVTEQLIKNYDLEFKLLQSSESAMLAEISEAVKAGEPIVAPLWSPHWVFSKYDLKFLEDPQNTFGGTEKIHHATRQGFEEDYPEVSEWFKNWKMNDEQIGELIDYVESAEDPLDGAAQWVEENKKLIGEWVK
- the cudC gene encoding choline uptake/conversion transcriptional regulator CudC, translated to MSDSSERSRIKIEEAKDKVIGAIAETMDLYGVTPAAANLYATMYFKDQMTLDEMRTELEMSKPSMSTGVRKLQEIKMVKKTFTRGSRKHTYVAEKDFFRSFMVFYCQMWEREVKMNMEAIEESQEEFIDIIKDSTSTPEIVAEAKQYYDQLEESKTYYHWLDHLVASIRSGKIFEFLPKEPQD
- the betB gene encoding betaine-aldehyde dehydrogenase, with translation MNLKLQQYINGKWVGAKSGSKRDIINPFNQEIIAVVPEGDETDAKAAISAAREAFDNGTWASTPATERGTIVRKIAELIERDKLELADLESLDTGKTTVESRGDMDDITGVFRYYAELADKNGGELVDSPVPNSTSKVVHEPVGVCGQITPWNYPLLQASWKLAPALVTGNTLVMKPSEITPLTTIKVFELMEEAGVPAGVVNLVLGAGATVGAELSSNTDVDLISFTGGLATGKKIMQAASVNVKNLALELGGKNPNIIFADADFEVAVDQALNGVFFHAGQICSAGTRLIVEESIHDEFVTALVERVKKFKLGSGFDEKTQMGPLISAEHLAKVEKYVEAGIEEGATLAVGGRRPEDPELQKGFFYLPTIFTDCTTNMKIVQEEAFGPILTVEKFRAEEEAVKLANDSIYGLAGGVWTNDIVKAERCATKMRMGTVWINEFNLYFPHAPWGGFKQSGFGRELGRQGLEEYTETKHIFQNLKPASINWF